From Triticum urartu cultivar G1812 chromosome 2, Tu2.1, whole genome shotgun sequence, a single genomic window includes:
- the LOC125535313 gene encoding cell division cycle protein 48 homolog — protein MEPKKDYSTAILERKKAPNRLVVDDAEGGVAVDSSTVALSPGTMDALDLFNGDVVALRGKRRRETVCYAAKDASCPDGLARVNRVVRGNLRLRLGDLVTVVPCPGVKDAARVAISPFEDSVDGISGNLFDAYVKPYFIGARRPVRKGDRFVVHGHMHAVEFKVVDTDPDECVIVAAGTQVFCDDASPVKREDEERLDGPGYDDVGGVRKQLAQIRELVELPLRHPKLFKTLGVKPPKGILLYGPPGTGKTLLARAIAAESGANFVVVNGPEIMSMMAGQSEDNLREVFAEAEAQAPSIIFMDEIDAIAPNREKTHGEVERRVVSQLLTLMDGLRPRAQVMVIGATNRPNSLDPALRRFGRFDKEIDIGVPDEVGRLEILRIHSKDMPLSDDVDLERIGKDTHGFVGADLAALCSEAAFQCIRQKMDVIDLEADTIDVEVLNSMSVIMDDLVHAKEVTKPSALRETGLVEVPKVSWEDVGGLEDVKRELQETVQYPVEHPEMFEFFGMEPSRGVLFYGPPGCGKTLLAKAIARECKANFISVKGPELLTMWFGESESNVRDLFDKARQSAPCVLFFDELDSIAVKRGNSVGDAGGTSDRVLNQLLTEMDGINAKKTVFVIGATNRPDIIDPALLRPGRLDQLIYIPLPDEASRLQIFKSCLRRSPLSRRVNLPDLARSTAGFSGADITEICQRACKLAVRDVIQRSSLVGKAAAMAGAEITRKHFLGAMEHARRSVSDLDVLKYEYFARKFKQGGSFEEEAPQPQVAGPPQGHLELKAAEDVDASMDEDSLY, from the exons ATGGAGCCGAAGAAGGACTACAGCACGGCGATCCTGGAGCGCAAGAAGGCGCCGAACCGGCTGGTGGTGGACGACGCGGAGGGCGGGGTCGCCGTCGACAGCTCGACGGTGGCGCTGAGCCCCGGCACCATGGACGCGCTCGACCTCTTCAACGGCGACGTGGTGGCGCTCCGCGGCAAGCGCCGCCGCGAGACCGTCTGCTACGCCGCCAAGGACGCGTCGTGCCCCGACGGCCTGGCGCGCGTCAACCGCGTCGTCCGCGGCAACCTGCGCCTCCGCCTCGGCGACCTCGTCACCGTCGTCCCCTGCCCCGGCGTCAAGGACGCCGCCCGCGTCGCCATCTCCCCCTTCGAGGACTCCGTCGACGGCATCAGCGGCAACCTCTTCGACGCCTACGTCAAGC CCTACTTCATTGGCGCGCGGCGGCCGGTGCGCAAGGGCGACCGGTTCGTGGTGCACGGCCACATGCACGCCGTGGAGTTCAAGGTGGTTGACACGGACCCCGACGAGTGCGTCATCGTGGCGGCCGGCACGCAGGTCTTCTGCGACGACGCCAGCCCGGTCAAGCGGGAGGACGAGGAGAGGCTCGACGGCCCGGGCTACGACGACGTCGGCGGCGTCCGCAAGCAGCTCGCGCAGATCCGGGAGCTGGTCGAGCTGCCGCTGCGCCACCCCAAGCTCTTCAAGACGCTGGGCGTGAAGCCGCCCAAGGGGATCCTGCTCTACGGCCCGCCCGGCACCGGCAAGACGCTGCTGGCGCGCGCCATCGCGGCCGAGTCGGGCGCCAACTTCGTGGTCGTCAACGGGCCGGAGATCATGTCCATGATGGCCGGCCAGAGCGAGGACAACCTGCGCGAGGTGTTCGCCGAGGCCGAGGCCCAGGCGCCGTCCATCATCTTCATGGACGAGATCGACGCCATCGCGCCCAACCGCGAGAAGACGCACGGCGAGGTGGAGCGCCGCGTCGTGTCCCAGCTGCTCACGCTCATGGACGGCCTCCGCCCGCGCGCGCAGGTCATGGTCATCGGCGCCACCAACCGCCCCAATAGCCTCGACCCCGCGCTCCGGCGCTTCGGCCGCTTCGACAAGGAGATCGACATCGGCGTGCCCGACGAGGTCGGCCGCCTCGAGATCCTCCGCATCCACTCCAAGGACATGCCCCTCTCGGACGACGTCGACCTGGAGCGCATCGGCAAGGACACGCACGGCTTCGTCGGCGCCGACCTCGCCGCGCTCTGCTCGGAGGCGGCCTTCCAGTGCATCCGCCAGAAGATGGACGTGATCGACCTCGAGGCGGACACCATCGACGTGGAGGTGCTCAACTCCATGTCGGTGATCATGGACGACCTGGTGCACGCCAAGGAGGTGACCAAGCCGTCGGCGCTGCGGGAGACGGGGCTGGTGGAGGTCCCCAAGGTGTCGTGGGAGGACGTGGGCGGCCTGGAGGACGTCAAGCGGGAGCTCCAGGAGACGGTGCAGTACCCGGTGGAGCACCCGGAGATGTTCGAGTTCTTCGGCATGGAGCCGTCGCGGGGCGTGCTCTTCTACGGCCCGCCGGGCTGCGGCAAGACGCTGCTGGCCAAGGCCATCGCCAGGGAGTGCAAGGCCAACTTCATCAGCGTCAAGGGCCCGGAGCTGCTCACCATGTGGTTCGGCGAGAGCGAGTCGAACGTCCGCGACCTGTTCGACAAGGCGCGCCAGTCGGCGCCCTGCGTCCTCTTCTTCGACGAGCTGGACTCGATCGCCGTCAAGCGCGGCAACAGCGTGGGCGACGCGGGCGGCACGTCGGACCGGGTGCTGAACCAGCTGCTCACGGAGATGGACGGGATCAACGCCAAGAAGACGGTGTTCGTGATCGGGGCCACCAACCGGCCGGACATCATCGACCCGGCGCTGCTCCGGCCGGGGCGGCTCGACCAGCTCATCTACATCCCGCTCCCCGACGAGGCGTCGCGGCTGCAGATCTTCAAGTCGTGCCTGCGCCGGTCCCCGCTGTCCAGGCGCGTCAACCTCCCGGACCTGGCCCGCTCCACGGCAGGGTTCAGCGGCGCCGACATCACGGAGATCTGCCAGCGCGCGTGCAAGCTGGCGGTGCGCGACGTCATCCAGAGGAGCTCGCTCGTCGGCAAGGCCGCGGCCATGGCCGGCGCCGAGATCACCCGGAAGCACTTCCTGGGGGCCATGGAGCACGCGAGGCGGAGCGTCAGCGACCTGGACGTGCTCAAGTACGAGTACTTTGCTCGCAAGTTCAAGCAGGGCGGGAGCTTCGAGGAGGAGGCGCCGCAGCCGCAGGTAGCAGGCCCGCCGCAGGGGCATTTGGAGCTCAAGGCCGCGGAGGACGTCGACGCTTCCATGGACGAGGATTCGCTCTACTGA
- the LOC125535315 gene encoding THO complex subunit 4D-like isoform X2 has protein sequence MSFYARRGGDRGSERFQGGGRGGYAMRGRSGFPPRGPLGINARPSARIIAKELFSEVGHLKRFAVHFDGYGRQNGTAEVVFTRRSDAIAALKRYNNVLLDGKSMKIEVIGSDLGLSMTPRINVVGASNGRATRTVVMTPETGRRGGGSSTRPLSNPTTRLNRGAFQAGRGAFQAGRGGGRGYAPSQAQFQGRGRGRGQFRGRVRGRGRKGAEKSADDLDKDLESYHAEAMKTD, from the exons ATGTCATTTTATGCAAGAAGAGGTGGAGATAGGGGTAGTGAGCGTTttcaaggaggaggacgaggtggATATGCCATGCGTGGGAGATCAGGGTTTCCTCCTCGAGGACCACTTGGGATTAACGCTCGACCATCTGCACGCATTATTGCTAAG GAGCTGTTTTCAGAAGTTGGTCATTTGAAACGCTTTGCTGTTCACTTTGATGGTTATGGTCGCCAAAAT gGCACAGCGGAGGTGGTATTTACAAGGAGGAGTGATGCAATTGCTGCATTGAAACGTTATAATAATGTTCTGCTTGATGGAAAATCTATGAAGATTGAGGTCATTGGAAGTGACCTGGGTTTGTCTATGACACCTCGTATAAATGTTGTCGGGGCATCTAATGGTAGAGCTACGAGAACGGTTGTTATGAC GCCTGAAACGGGTCGGCGTGGTGGTGGTTCCAGCACTAGGCCTTTGAG TAATCCTACCACCAGGTTGAATCGTGGTGCATTCCAAGCTGGACGTGGTGCTTTCCAAGCGGGACGAGGCGGAGGCAGGGGCTATGCTCCGTCACAGGCTCAGTTCCAGGGCCGAGGCAGGGGCCGCGGTCAGTTCCGGGGCCGGGTCCGCGGTCGGGGTAGGAAGGGGGCAGAGAAAAGCGCAGATGACCTGGACAAAGACCTGGAATCCTATCATGCGGAGGCAATGAAGACCGACTGA
- the LOC125535315 gene encoding THO complex subunit 4D-like isoform X1: MSFYARRGGDRGSERFQGGGRGGYAMRGRSGFPPRGPLGINARPSARIIAKSFSRTKDMTWRPDLFSDSMAASGIETGTKLYISNLDYRVSNEDIKELFSEVGHLKRFAVHFDGYGRQNGTAEVVFTRRSDAIAALKRYNNVLLDGKSMKIEVIGSDLGLSMTPRINVVGASNGRATRTVVMTPETGRRGGGSSTRPLSNPTTRLNRGAFQAGRGAFQAGRGGGRGYAPSQAQFQGRGRGRGQFRGRVRGRGRKGAEKSADDLDKDLESYHAEAMKTD; this comes from the exons ATGTCATTTTATGCAAGAAGAGGTGGAGATAGGGGTAGTGAGCGTTttcaaggaggaggacgaggtggATATGCCATGCGTGGGAGATCAGGGTTTCCTCCTCGAGGACCACTTGGGATTAACGCTCGACCATCTGCACGCATTATTGCTAAG TCTTTTAGCAGAACCAAAGACATGACCTGGAGACCTGATCTATTTAGTGATAGTATGGCGGCTAGTGGAATCGAAACTGGTACAAAATTGTACATTTCAAACTTGGACTATCGTGTTTCCAATGAGGATATAAAG GAGCTGTTTTCAGAAGTTGGTCATTTGAAACGCTTTGCTGTTCACTTTGATGGTTATGGTCGCCAAAAT gGCACAGCGGAGGTGGTATTTACAAGGAGGAGTGATGCAATTGCTGCATTGAAACGTTATAATAATGTTCTGCTTGATGGAAAATCTATGAAGATTGAGGTCATTGGAAGTGACCTGGGTTTGTCTATGACACCTCGTATAAATGTTGTCGGGGCATCTAATGGTAGAGCTACGAGAACGGTTGTTATGAC GCCTGAAACGGGTCGGCGTGGTGGTGGTTCCAGCACTAGGCCTTTGAG TAATCCTACCACCAGGTTGAATCGTGGTGCATTCCAAGCTGGACGTGGTGCTTTCCAAGCGGGACGAGGCGGAGGCAGGGGCTATGCTCCGTCACAGGCTCAGTTCCAGGGCCGAGGCAGGGGCCGCGGTCAGTTCCGGGGCCGGGTCCGCGGTCGGGGTAGGAAGGGGGCAGAGAAAAGCGCAGATGACCTGGACAAAGACCTGGAATCCTATCATGCGGAGGCAATGAAGACCGACTGA